The DNA window AGGTCATGCCCAAGCCAGAGATCCTCGACCCGCAGGGCAAGGCCATCGTCAACGCTCTCCCCCACCTCGGCTTCGAGGAGTTCTCGGCGGTCCGCCAGGGCAAGCGCTTCGAACTCACCGTGGACGGCGAGGTCACAGAGGAGATCCTCGAGCAGGCCCGCAAGGCCGCCGCCGAGATGCTCTCCAACCCCGTCATCGAGGATGTCGTCGACGTCCACGTGGAGGACCAGGGCTGAGATGACCGAGACCCCTCTGATCGGCGACTTCCGCGCCGCACCCGACGCTCCCCTGGACGGCGCCCGGATCGGCGTCGTCACCTTCCCCGGCACTCTGGATGACCGCGACGCCGCCCGTGCGGTCCGCCTCGGCGGCGGAACCCCGGTCTCGCTGTGGCATGCCGATGCCTCCCTGCACGGCGTGGACGCTGTGGTGCTGCCCGGCGGCTTCTCCTACGGCGACTACCTGCGCGCCGGCGCGATCTCCCGCTTCGCCCCGGTCATGGACACTCTGGTCAGAGAGGCCGGAGCTTCCGCCTCCTCCTCCGGGCCCCTGCCGGTGCTGGGCATCTGCAACGGCTTCCAGGTCCTCACCGAGGCGCACCTGCTGCCCGGTTCGATGATCAAGAACGACCACCTGAAGTTCGTCTGCAAGGACCAGGCGCTGCGCGTGGAGAACAGCTCCACCGCCTGGACATCCCAGTTCACCGACGACGAGATCATCTCGGTGCCGCTGAAGAACCAGGACGGCCAGTACGTGGCCGATGAGGAGACCCTCAAGGCCCTGGAGGCCGAGGGGCGCGTGGTGTTCCGCTACCTGGGCGGCAACCCCAACGGCTCCCGCAACGACATCGCCGGTGTGACCAACGAGGCCGGCAACGTGGTGGGCCTCATGCCTCACCCCGAGCACGCCGTGGAGGCCGGATACGGTCCGGACGACTCCACCGGCATGCGCAGCGGCACCGACGGACTGACCCTGTTCACCTCCGTCATCTCTTCCCTGGCAGGAGGCTCGAAGTGAGCGACGAGTTCAACATCGACACCGTGGAGAACGCCTCCACCACCCCGGACACCGAGCTCCCCTGGGCGGAGCTGGGCCTGAAGTCTGATGAGTATGACCGGATCGTCCAGATCCTGGGACGGCGCCCGACGGCGGCCGAGCTGGCCATGTACTCGGTCATGTGGTCCGAGCACTGCAGCTATAAGTCCTCCAAGGTCCACCTGCGCCAGTTCGGCGAGAAGGTCACCGAGGAGATGAAGAAGGACCTGATGGTCGGCATCGGCGAGAACGCCGGCGTGACCAACCTCGGCGACGGCTGGGCGGTCACCTTCAAGATCGAGTCCCATAACCATCCCAGCTATGTGGAGCCCTACCAGGGCGCAGCCACCGGCATCGGCGGCATCGTGCGCGACATCATCTCCATGGGCGCCCGCCCGGTGGGCGTGATGGATCCGCTGCGCTTCGGCGCCATCGACCATCCGGACACACAGCGTGTCCTGCCCGGTGTGGTCTCCGGCATCGGCGGCTACGGCAACTCCCTGGGCTTGCCGAATGTGGGCGGCGAGGTCGTCTTCGACGAGGTCTACCAGCAGAACCCGCTGGTCAACGCCCTGGCTGTGGGTGTGATGCGCCATGAGGACATCCGTCTGGCCAACGCCTCCGGAGTGGGCAACAAGGTGGTGCTCTTCGGTGCGCGCACCGGCGGCGACGGCATCGGCGGCGCCTCTGTGTTGGCCTCCGAGTCCTTCGACGACACCAAGCCCTCCAAGCGCCCGGCCGTCCAGGTGGGCGATCCCTTCTCCGAGAAGGTGCTCATCGAGTGCTGCCTGGAGCTCTTCGGCAACGAGCTGGTCGAG is part of the Nesterenkonia lacusekhoensis genome and encodes:
- the purQ gene encoding phosphoribosylformylglycinamidine synthase subunit PurQ is translated as MTETPLIGDFRAAPDAPLDGARIGVVTFPGTLDDRDAARAVRLGGGTPVSLWHADASLHGVDAVVLPGGFSYGDYLRAGAISRFAPVMDTLVREAGASASSSGPLPVLGICNGFQVLTEAHLLPGSMIKNDHLKFVCKDQALRVENSSTAWTSQFTDDEIISVPLKNQDGQYVADEETLKALEAEGRVVFRYLGGNPNGSRNDIAGVTNEAGNVVGLMPHPEHAVEAGYGPDDSTGMRSGTDGLTLFTSVISSLAGGSK
- the purS gene encoding phosphoribosylformylglycinamidine synthase subunit PurS, translated to MPRIIVEVMPKPEILDPQGKAIVNALPHLGFEEFSAVRQGKRFELTVDGEVTEEILEQARKAAAEMLSNPVIEDVVDVHVEDQG